In one Sphingomonas sp. IW22 genomic region, the following are encoded:
- a CDS encoding DUF6117 family protein has product MAIPDHHRANFQTLLDAAMDDNLALMECLDAVSGEPRYVVCAVGRSGEEYLFTPFGHLHDGDPFAAYVPPAP; this is encoded by the coding sequence ATGGCGATACCCGATCATCACCGAGCCAATTTTCAAACGTTGCTGGATGCCGCCATGGACGACAATCTCGCTTTGATGGAATGCCTCGATGCGGTTTCCGGTGAGCCCCGCTATGTGGTCTGCGCCGTCGGCCGGAGCGGGGAGGAATATCTGTTCACGCCGTTCGGGCACTTGCATGACGGCGATCCCTTCGCCGCCTATGTTCCGCCAGCGCCCTGA
- a CDS encoding DUF736 domain-containing protein translates to MNIGEIFNVNNRLTGSIATRTIDLPRIGLRKVMSENEKAPVYEILALNVARRWVQIGALWEAVSKRTGETFLAGNIDDPSLPEPMPIALFPADHGGYMVAWRRDTMRSDFGGGMGVSRTNYDDRGPRDQGGFGDSTVGASGELTGAGAPFGEEDPF, encoded by the coding sequence ATGAACATCGGTGAAATCTTCAATGTGAACAACCGCCTGACGGGCTCGATCGCCACCCGCACGATCGACCTGCCCCGCATCGGGCTGCGCAAGGTGATGAGCGAGAACGAGAAGGCTCCGGTCTACGAGATCCTCGCCCTGAACGTCGCACGCCGCTGGGTCCAGATCGGCGCGCTGTGGGAAGCCGTCTCGAAGCGCACCGGCGAAACCTTCCTCGCCGGGAACATCGACGATCCCAGCCTGCCCGAGCCGATGCCGATCGCGCTCTTCCCGGCCGATCACGGGGGCTACATGGTCGCGTGGCGGCGCGACACCATGCGTTCCGACTTCGGCGGTGGCATGGGCGTCAGCCGCACGAACTATGACGATCGCGGCCCGCGCGATCAGGGTGGCTTCGGCGACAGCACCGTCGGTGCCAGCGGCGAACTGACCGGCGCGGGTGCGCCGTTCGGCGAGGAGGACCCGTTCTGA
- a CDS encoding DUF2493 domain-containing protein — protein sequence MTNINRSVRPFSDIAEYIAQETAATTDDFHAAFASNLEGIRIGRGEEEMATDMPDPREAQLAVELIVTTLFDVLRDTRLQPAAERLAWGIVNSFHHVADQWAGQADKATRDVQDLLRCADGSEIHGVELEQARDNLEFLDEATDALRCMRDYAADVFHTETGRPWSAPKGSLISSKRTASVIAATDFLAARRLRKNEAHYPEGSVVIFSGGADCWFDERLIWGKLDEAKARNPMMLLATTAQDKGCDAMAAAWAASRKVKLITFRLSAKLGKRAGFVRNEQMVGLRPVEALVCEGSGLQSHLARLVKEKRIPARFVRLSDQEWEAQ from the coding sequence ATGACGAATATCAACCGCAGCGTTCGCCCGTTCTCCGACATCGCCGAATACATCGCGCAGGAGACAGCCGCCACCACCGACGATTTCCACGCCGCCTTCGCCTCCAATCTCGAGGGGATTCGCATCGGGCGCGGTGAAGAGGAGATGGCGACCGACATGCCCGATCCGCGGGAAGCGCAGCTTGCCGTGGAACTCATTGTCACGACACTCTTCGACGTGCTTCGGGACACCCGGTTGCAGCCGGCCGCGGAGCGCCTCGCATGGGGCATCGTCAACAGTTTCCATCACGTCGCCGACCAGTGGGCGGGCCAAGCCGACAAGGCGACGCGCGATGTTCAGGACCTGCTGCGGTGCGCCGACGGCAGCGAAATCCACGGTGTCGAACTTGAGCAGGCGCGCGATAACCTCGAATTCCTCGATGAAGCCACCGACGCCCTGCGGTGCATGCGCGACTACGCCGCCGACGTCTTCCACACCGAAACCGGCCGCCCGTGGTCCGCTCCGAAGGGATCGCTGATATCGAGCAAGCGCACCGCCTCGGTGATCGCCGCCACCGATTTCCTCGCCGCCCGCCGCCTCCGCAAGAACGAAGCGCACTACCCGGAAGGGTCCGTCGTGATCTTCTCCGGCGGCGCGGACTGCTGGTTCGACGAGCGCCTCATCTGGGGGAAGCTCGACGAAGCGAAAGCGCGAAATCCGATGATGCTGCTGGCGACCACCGCACAGGATAAGGGGTGCGACGCGATGGCCGCAGCGTGGGCCGCCTCGCGTAAGGTGAAGCTCATCACGTTCCGCCTCAGCGCGAAGCTGGGGAAGAGGGCGGGGTTCGTCCGGAACGAGCAGATGGTCGGACTGCGGCCCGTCGAGGCGCTGGTCTGCGAAGGGTCGGGACTACAGTCTCACCTCGCGCGCCTCGTTAAGGAGAAGCGTATCCCGGCGCGGTTCGTCAGGCTCAGCGATCAGGAATGGGAGGCGCAGTGA
- a CDS encoding DUF2493 domain-containing protein, which produces MTQDRSRSISRFADLPALFAEMTATPEFQRAFGDPIPLSIIQPGDEPGEHDMPDPLHAQADCAGIIATIFDLLTDTRLDALAPEIAWGTVNSFHFVAGKLEKQEDAVVDELRDMMRRNDISEVFNTELEEKQLLCQSLSEQREAVECMRDYAAETFRVLSGRPWSPARGSRVSKAATATQVSIQDFLRARELADRERYRPRGPIVVASGHAEWHDWQLLWDRLDSILERIPHMTLVTTAQRKGFDAIVASWAGNREVQLVTYSLTGSGRGAPFARNRKLVDLKPVEALLGEGSGIQANLYQALRKAGVPIHAFRKADQAPAEKVAPPERGRLRRAA; this is translated from the coding sequence ATGACCCAAGACCGTTCGCGCAGCATAAGCCGCTTCGCAGACCTGCCGGCATTGTTCGCCGAGATGACGGCAACGCCGGAATTCCAGCGCGCCTTTGGCGATCCTATCCCGCTTTCGATCATCCAGCCGGGCGACGAACCGGGCGAGCATGACATGCCCGATCCGTTGCACGCGCAGGCGGATTGCGCGGGGATCATCGCCACGATCTTCGACCTGCTGACCGATACAAGGCTCGATGCGCTCGCACCCGAAATCGCGTGGGGCACCGTCAACAGCTTCCATTTCGTCGCTGGCAAGCTAGAAAAGCAGGAGGACGCAGTAGTCGACGAGCTGCGCGACATGATGCGGCGGAACGATATCTCCGAAGTGTTCAACACCGAACTGGAGGAGAAGCAGCTCCTGTGCCAGTCACTGTCCGAACAGCGCGAGGCGGTCGAGTGCATGCGCGACTATGCCGCCGAAACCTTCCGCGTGCTCTCAGGCCGTCCCTGGTCGCCCGCGCGCGGCTCGCGTGTCTCGAAGGCCGCCACCGCCACGCAGGTGTCGATACAGGACTTCCTGCGCGCCCGGGAACTGGCCGACCGCGAGCGTTACCGCCCGCGTGGTCCGATCGTCGTCGCCTCGGGTCATGCCGAATGGCATGACTGGCAACTGCTCTGGGACCGGCTCGATTCCATCCTCGAGCGCATCCCGCACATGACGCTGGTGACGACCGCGCAGCGCAAGGGGTTCGATGCGATCGTGGCTTCATGGGCGGGGAACCGCGAGGTCCAGCTCGTGACCTACTCGTTGACAGGCTCGGGACGCGGTGCGCCCTTCGCGCGCAACCGCAAGCTGGTCGATCTCAAACCCGTCGAAGCCTTGCTGGGGGAGGGGTCAGGCATTCAGGCCAATCTTTATCAGGCCCTGCGCAAGGCAGGTGTCCCTATCCATGCCTTCCGCAAGGCGGATCAGGCTCCGGCCGAGAAGGTCGCTCCGCCGGAGCGGGGGCGGCTGCGTCGGGCGGCGTAA